CTCTGGCAGGCGCTCCGGATCACGTTCCGGGGCCTCGCCCAGGGCTGCGCCCCCCTGGCTCTGCCCGGCCTCGGCGGCCTGTTCGGCGCCGACCAGTGTCCCACGCTCGATGCGGCGGAGCTGGGCAACGCGCATCTGCTCCGCGCGATCCGGGCCTTGAGTTTCTTCGCGAATGGGAACACCCTCGCCCGGGTCAACTACCGCGACATGGGCACCGAGGAGCTCGGCTCGGTCTACGAAAGCCTGCTGGAACTGCACCCCCTGATCGAAACCAGCGTCATTCCCTGGAAGTTCGGCTTCGTCGGCGACACCGGCGACGAAACCTCTCGCGGCTCGGAACGTAAGCTGAGCGGCTCCTACTACACCCCACCCTGCCTGGTGCAGGAGTTGATCGAGTCAACCCTCGAACCGGTCATTCGGGCGCGCCTGGAGGAGGCGCGACGATTGGCGAATGGGGTGTGGCGAACGGAGGAGGAGAAACAGTATGTCGATTCAGTCCTTTCAGGATCTGGAAGTCTGGAAACGGGCCATGGATCTTGCGGAAACGACCTATCGACTTACGAAAACCTTCCCACGGGAGGAGTTGTTCGGAATGGTGAGCCAGATTCGTCGTGCTTCGACATCGATCCCGGCCAACATCGCAGAGGGCTGGGGTCGACAGGGCACCCGGGAATTCCTTCAGTTCC
Above is a genomic segment from Candidatus Ozemobacteraceae bacterium containing:
- a CDS encoding four helix bundle protein, with the protein product MSIQSFQDLEVWKRAMDLAETTYRLTKTFPREELFGMVSQIRRASTSIPANIAEGWGRQGTREFLQFLRISQGSLRELETFLLLARRVGYCTELQIQPLLNETTILSKQLLALQRSLQSRSS